In Symphalangus syndactylus isolate Jambi chromosome 9, NHGRI_mSymSyn1-v2.1_pri, whole genome shotgun sequence, the genomic stretch TCTCTGAGAATGAAAGAGAttttggggatggggatggggaaggaacgaagaggagggagagggggagatggGAAAGGGAGGCAAGAGAGGAGAGGTAGGGAGAATATACACCAGCAAAGCAACAGCaggaattttaaaaggtaaaacgGAAGATTCACAGACAGTAGAAGCAGCATAGGGTGACATTACAGAGGAAGGCCACCACACAAAACCCACTAACCCCCAAGAATCACTGATTCACTAGGACTGCAGGAATGGGACTGTACCACTCCAGACTAGAGATAGAGCACAGATAAGACAAAGGACAAAACAACTACATTAGCTTAGTATATACTGCATATAGAAACACACATTGAAACTGCAATGGGACTGACAGCCAAGGACACGTACACATTGTACACATTACAGTTCTCACATCTGTTATTAGATGCCTTAACAAACAGCTGCCAAAAATGAAGTGGAAGAAGAATTTATACTTGACAGTCATTTGGAGTGTTTGACACCACACTGATTTCTGGCAACAAAGacaaaataggattttttttctttttctttttccttttttttctttttttttttttttttacttaatgtgCAGTTTTCAGTTGCAGTTATCTGTCTGAAGCTTATTAACccattctttagttttaaaacttACTGGTTTCAACCCAGAAATAAGaaccaaagggaaagaaattccATCAAATCAAACCAATCCCCCAAAATACAACCTTCCTTTTTTtaagcaagaaatgaaaaaaaccaaaaacatgttaagtattttccttcttttactcTGAAGTGTTATTGAAGTTGCAAAATTAGCCTCAGTTAGACTgagtaaggaaaacaaaaagctaaACAAAAGGCAGTATGTACCTAAACTGCTCCTCAAATCAGTTTGATTGAGTTTTCCAGCAGCCCCTTTAAAAAGGGCTTTACTGACCCATTAAATTTAATGTGAGGCTATGTTTGTTAGTTGGGAGGTAAAAAATTTTAAGTCCTGCAGCAAACGTTAATGAGGGCTTTGTCTTAACTAACCAAGGAGACTGCAGCAACGGACTCCAGACCAGGacagaacacatttttttttttcccccaaaacccAGCCCAGGAGCTGCATTTTGTATGAAGACATTACAGATTAATAAATGATAGCACCATGGTTTTAGAAATTAAGTTAATGTTTCAGTAATTAACATTTAGtccgacttttttttttaaacattctagTCACAGGCCAGAAATTAAGTTTAAGAacccaaattatttttatgtgcaagtaagaaaatcttaaaatcttAACCgtaaaaagagaattaaattctgcataaaattctaaaatactaTTCCccctattttttaaaggaattaggaacagaaacaaaaaaccacccCATTTCATTTGACTTAGTCAAACAGGGCACATTGTTTATGCTTGTCTCTTTCCATCTTGATCATATCAAGATCTTTATGAAGAAACCCCAATGGTTGTCACTTGAGAACTCTCTTGACCACAAGACTGAGTATTCTATGGCAGAGGCATATACACATGAAAGACATCTTAATAAAGATGCAAAGGAAAGCAAAACAACCCAACACACATCTTAGAAGAAGACAAAACGGCAGGCAACTGGTCGTCTGACCCTctgaaggcaaaaaataaacatatctttACACGAAAGAATAAGTCAGGTGAAAGAAAGAGGGAGTGGAATGGGGACCGTCGTGGCGAGAGAAGACGCTGACCTGCTCGAattcaaagtgctagaattaaagGTCTAAACGAAAATGCCGACGATGCCTCCTCCAAGCGGGGCCTGGCCGGGCCCCGGACGGGCGGCGCCTCAGTCCTCCTTGCGCTCCAGAGTCTGTGCCGCATGGATGCCGTTGCTGTAGACGGGGAAGGGCAGCGTGGAGAAGAGTCCCTCGGCCGTGGTGAACACGTTGCCGGCGGGCATCTGCGTCAGGCTAGCTGCGCTCACTGCACCGCCGAACGGTCCTGACATGTTGAGCCGGTGCACGTGGTGGTAGAGCATCTCCATGGGCGTCTTGGGGTCGAGGCCAAAGCCGGGGCTGTTAACGTCCACGAAGTTAACAGCGTGAGCGTTGGGCAGCAGGTTGCTCTGCATGGCCAGGGTCACCTCGGCGGGCGCGTAGCGGATGGTGCCCGTGGTGTAGACCCTCTGCGCGGCCGTGCTGGTGGCGGCCAGGGTCCCGGTCACCCTGTGCACCAGCGGGAGCACGACGTTGCCCGCCTGCAACCTCTGCAGCGCCTCCAGGTCCCCAGTGTACAGCAAGGAGTTGGACGCACTGGGGCCgccacccccgcccccgccgccgttCCCGGGGTGCTTGTCCCGCGGGGACGCCGAGAGCGGGGGTGACAGCGGGTCGGAGGCGACGGGGGCCAGGGCCGCGGTGGCCGAGGCGCCGAACTGAGTCTTGCGGGCGGCCGCGCCGTCGGCGCCGGGCGGGGTGAGGACCGAGTCGGGGATGGCCACGTGCagccccccgccgccgccgccgccgccacccccACCACCGCCGCCGCCCTGCGGGGACGGGAAGTGCTCAGAGCTGGGGGGCTTGGTCATGCTGTAGGGGGACTCGTTCCTAGAGATCTCCCGGTTGGGCGGGTAGTTCCAGATGCTGCTGTCGTTGTCGAAATTGATGGGTTCCGAGATCTCCGTCTTGATCTTGAGCACCGAGGCACTGTTGGGGGAGGACAGCAGCCGCGGGGGTTCCACCAGGCCCGCGTCCAGGCCGCCTGGGCTCGACGCGCTGGACAGGCGCCGGCGGCTGGCGCTGCCGCCCTTCTGCCGTTTCCGCCTTTTCTTGCGCTTCTGGTGCTTGCTGGAGGCCTGCGCGCCTGCCTCGCCCGCGCTGTCCGAGTCCTTGGCGCTGTCGGACGTGAGTGACTCGCAGTTCTGCAGCCGCAGGTCCGACTCGCTCTCCACGTAGCGCTCCACCTTGATCTGCATCGGGCCCAGAGCACCGAAGCCGTCCTCGCCCGCCTTGGGGTTCTCAAAGTCCGAGTGCTCGAAGCTGTCGTCGCTGTCGCGGCTGTCCGGGTTACTGGAGCTGTGGCCGTCGTCGTTGCAGTTCATGTCGTTGTCACACGCGTTGCCCGACTTCTTCCGGTCGGGCTCCGGGTCTTCGCTGTTCTCGGACTGGTTCCCCTTCTCGTCGGACTTGGAGTTCTCGTTGTCCTCTGTGTGGGGCCGGGGGCCGTCGGTGGCGGGGgcggagagagaagagagagaagacaccAGGTTAGCGGGGCGACCCAGCCTGTCACCTGCAGGGGCTGGGGCGGGGAGCAGGGCAAGTGTCCGTCCTCATCACGGGCTTCTCCATCACCTTCAGAGGACTTAAAGCCTGGGCTTTCTCTCTGCTGAGGGCCTGGGTTAGCTGGACGGTTACTCAAAGTGTGGGCCAGCGGCATTGGCAATCATCTGGACACCCGTTGCAAATGCAGACTCTCTGCTCCCACCCAGGTAGACTGAATCAGGTTCTGCACTGGAATGTGACCCCCAGGTGATTCTCAGGCACATTCAAGTTTAAGAAGTCCCACAGAGATACTCAGGAAGTCAGGTTAAATAACCTGGATTAAGGTGTGACACAGAAAAATGATGGCATGCAAGGTGACTTTCTGAAGAGTCTGCATTTTCCCTTGGTGAATATTTGTTGATTACTGAGAGCCACTCTCCCTCTTTCTATTCCTTAAGTTATTCTCCCCCACAGCACTTACCACCATCTGATTCActgtatatctttatttttattatttattattattatttttggcagggtctccctctctccctcaggctggagtgcagcggggtggtcactgctcactgcagccttgccctccccagctcaagtgatcctcttgcctcagcctcccaagtggctaagaccacaggtgcccactaccacacgtggctgatttttgtatttttttttttttattttgtagagacagggtcttgccatgttgcccaggctggtctcaagcgcCTGGACTCTAGCaatgtgcccacctcagcctcccaaagtgctgggattacaggcatgagccactgtgctgccTTACtgtatattttagttttatttacttGTCTCTTCCTCCCAGTCACTGGGCTaggaatttttctttgttttgttcacaaCTATGCACTATATTAAAAAGGGGTAGAGACTACCAATTCTAGAACTTTTTATGTCTTTGTCAAGAACTTTCGAATTAACGCAATTTAGGGACAGGAAGACAATGAAGATCTGCCTTGAGTGCTCTGCCCTCCTTCTGCCTCCCTGAAGCTGGGTCTGGAGGAAGGGATACATGTTTACAATGCTGGAGCGCAGGTGCCCTCATGATAGGGGGTTGTCAGGAAAACCTAGCTGCCACATTTTTGAGAGAATAGATTTTTCCAGTAATACAGTCTCTGAAGATTGAGGGATGAAGCCTGACTGGCAGCCTGGACTAGAAGCTGTGGTCATTGCCTCCCTTCCTGTAGCAGAAGAGGTAGGGTTAGAAGAGGTTTAGGATTTTCTTGCAGCTGTAAAATCCTACAAGTTTGGTGCCCCCTGGCCTTATGTGTGTCTCTGGAAGAGGGCTGGGGATGGGaagaaaagcatatttttataCTAATTTTCTGTGTCCCAAAGAACTACTCAGGAAGTCTGCttccccaaaagaaatgaaaatgcatgCGTTTGTTCTGCATAGATTCAGGAAATAAGTAACAGTCCAGCACCCTGAAAGAGGCATTGATTGATGCCATTAAGTATCCTACTTTAGAGGCTCAGTCCCAGCTTGGGAGGAATGTGAATATTTGGGGCTCAAAGTCACAGACTCTCTTGGAGCTGGCCCTAGTATCTGCCTCTAGTAGAGGCTGAGAGCTAGCTATGAGGTTAGGGCAGGGCTCCTTCTGTATGGCCAGTGGATTGACATTAAGTGATTGCTAATAGCAATCAATctctttctgtatatttaaaGAAAGAGATCTGTCAGATCTCAAAAGATCTCTTtcttctgtgtgtatatatacacacaaaacatatatatacacatatgtacacacacatgtatttatCCAGCACTACATATCTCTATGTATTGTGTGTATATTACCTACGTAGTACATACAGGTATATAGTGGTGTACAATTATATATACGAGTGtgtggagagaggcagagactcAGTAATAACTTGATGTGACATATGTCTCTCTGAAATGTGACCAGTTGCTTTGCCTCTGATGATGGCCCTCTGGCCGTTGCCCACCCCCCGTGTGTGGTGGGCAAGCTTCACTGCAGAACATGGAGAAGAAGGAATAATACCTGTAATACCTGAGGTGTCTTTAGAGTCTGACTCAGAGTCGGATGTCTCCGAGGATTCGGAAGTTTTCTCCGGCAGATGGGGGAGCTGTGCGATGTCCATGGGTGTGTCCTTGTATTCAGGATTGCTGTGGGAGGGAGGCACTGGTCAGGAGTGCAGACACCCATTCTGCATGGTTTGTTTGGACCATCTTCTCCCCCACTTCTTTGTCCCAGACTTCTGGAGTTTAGAAAGTTTCAAAGACTAAACATGAAATCATTTCTCAGCTCTTCATGGGATTTTATGGAAGCTTGGCTTGCATGTGCCAAGGTACAGGTGCACCCTGCTGCAACGATCGAATACCCAAATGCTCCCTGAAAGCCATGGAGAAGCTTTTAAATAATCAGGTACCACTGGGGGTCAGGGAACTGTGCTGCTTGACAGTacacctgggggaagggaggatgAGAAGTACTCTCAACAATTCATTCCCATGACTCCTGGTGTGTCATGTCTTCTCTTGGGCTCCTAATGAGTCCATGGCCTCAGTACCTTTGTTTTGGGCCCTTGATGTAGCTTCTCAGCCGCTCAGATGGCCCCCACGCTATTGGTGGGGAGGCAGAGCCCTTGGTGCCGATCTGACAGATGCACAGGTGCACCTTGGGATGCATGGATTATGGCTACCGAACTGTCAACACACCCATTACAATCACATTTTCATCTGCTCatgtggtgtacacctgtggctTGTTAGCTGGAAATCTGATTGCAGTGGGGAGAGTCCCAGTGTGAAAGAGGCCCTAACAGAAGGGATCTAACCTCACTTGCACAAATGTGCttaatttttgttctatttttagtttggaAACAAGGCTCTTTTGGAAGAGAGAGCATGTTAAGTCAGTTTGACCTGTCTTCTGGAAATGCCACTCCAAGGCCACCTGATGTATGAGGAGAGTAGGCTCCTGTAATCTGAAGGCACAAggaaatcctcctgcttcaaaaTGGGAAATGCCTCTTCTATTTTTCCATGATGGCTAGCCAAGCAGAGGCTTAAAATTGATGATTACTGACTCATTTGCTAATCTCTAGTGAAATTCCTGTAGTAAAGAGTCA encodes the following:
- the NPAS3 gene encoding neuronal PAS domain-containing protein 3 isoform X2, giving the protein MIRIFPDFSVQVTAAAAGGAAAGVPAGAGMGRAGAAANGTPQNVQGITSYQQRITAQHPLPNQSECRKIYRYDGIYCESTYQNLQALRKEKSRDAARSRRGKENFEFYELAKLLPLPAAITSQLDKASIIRLTISYLKMRDFANQGDPPWNLRMEGPPPNTSVKGIQMWKSELCMRKTPCEGAQRRRSPSALAIEVFEAHLGSHILQSLDGFVFALNQEGKFLYISETVSIYLGLSQVELTGSSVFDYVHPGDHVEMAEQLGMKLPPGRGLLSQGTAEDGASSASSSSQSETPEPVESTSPSLLTTDNTLERSFFIRMKSTLTKRGVHIKSSGYKVIHITGRLRLRVSLSHGRTVPSQIMGLVVVAHALPPPTINEVRIDCHMFVTRVNMDLNIIYCENRISDYMDLTPVDIVGKRCYHFIHAEDVEGIRHSHLDLLNKGQCVTKYYRWMQKNGGYIWIQSSATIAINAKNANEKNIIWVNYLLSNPEYKDTPMDIAQLPHLPEKTSESSETSDSESDSKDTSGITEDNENSKSDEKGNQSENSEDPEPDRKKSGNACDNDMNCNDDGHSSSNPDSRDSDDSFEHSDFENPKAGEDGFGALGPMQIKVERYVESESDLRLQNCESLTSDSAKDSDSAGEAGAQASSKHQKRKKRRKRQKGGSASRRRLSSASSPGGLDAGLVEPPRLLSSPNSASVLKIKTEISEPINFDNDSSIWNYPPNREISRNESPYSMTKPPSSEHFPSPQGGGGGGGGGGGGGGGLHVAIPDSVLTPPGADGAAARKTQFGASATAALAPVASDPLSPPLSASPRDKHPGNGGGGGGGGPSASNSLLYTGDLEALQRLQAGNVVLPLVHRVTGTLAATSTAAQRVYTTGTIRYAPAEVTLAMQSNLLPNAHAVNFVDVNSPGFGLDPKTPMEMLYHHVHRLNMSGPFGGAVSAASLTQMPAGNVFTTAEGLFSTLPFPVYSNGIHAAQTLERKED
- the NPAS3 gene encoding neuronal PAS domain-containing protein 3 isoform X3, encoding MIRIFPDFSVQVTAAAAGGAAAGVPAGAGMGRAGAAANGTPQNVQGITSYQQRITAQHPLPNQSECRKIYRYDGIYCESTYQNLQALRKEKSRDAARSRRGKENFEFYELAKLLPLPAAITSQLDKASIIRLTISYLKMRDFANQGDPPWNLRMEGPPPNTSVKGIQMWKSELCMRKTPCEVIGAQRRRSPSALAIEVFEAHLGSHILQSLDGFVFALNQEGKFLYISETVSIYLGLSQVELTGSSVFDYVHPGDHVEMAEQLGMKLPPGRGLLSQGTAEDGASSASSSSQSETPEPVESTSPSLLTTDNTLERSFFIRMKSTLTKRGVHIKSSGYKVIHITGRLRLRVSLSHGRTVPSQIMGLVVVAHALPPPTINEVRIDCHMFVTRVNMDLNIIYCENRISDYMDLTPVDIVGKRCYHFIHAEDVEGIRHSHLDLLNKGQCVTKYYRWMQKNGGYIWIQSSATIAINAKNANEKNIIWVNYLLSNPEYKDTPMDIAQLPHLPEKTSESSETSDSESDSKDTSEDNENSKSDEKGNQSENSEDPEPDRKKSGNACDNDMNCNDDGHSSSNPDSRDSDDSFEHSDFENPKAGEDGFGALGPMQIKVERYVESESDLRLQNCESLTSDSAKDSDSAGEAGAQASSKHQKRKKRRKRQKGGSASRRRLSSASSPGGLDAGLVEPPRLLSSPNSASVLKIKTEISEPINFDNDSSIWNYPPNREISRNESPYSMTKPPSSEHFPSPQGGGGGGGGGGGGGGGLHVAIPDSVLTPPGADGAAARKTQFGASATAALAPVASDPLSPPLSASPRDKHPGNGGGGGGGGPSASNSLLYTGDLEALQRLQAGNVVLPLVHRVTGTLAATSTAAQRVYTTGTIRYAPAEVTLAMQSNLLPNAHAVNFVDVNSPGFGLDPKTPMEMLYHHVHRLNMSGPFGGAVSAASLTQMPAGNVFTTAEGLFSTLPFPVYSNGIHAAQTLERKED
- the NPAS3 gene encoding neuronal PAS domain-containing protein 3 isoform X7, translated to MIRIFPDFSVQVTAAAAGGAAAGVPAGAGMGRAGAAANGTPQNVQGITSYQQRLQALRKEKSRDAARSRRGKENFEFYELAKLLPLPAAITSQLDKASIIRLTISYLKMRDFANQGDPPWNLRMEGPPPNTSVKGIQMWKSELCMRKTPCEVIGAQRRRSPSALAIEVFEAHLGSHILQSLDGFVFALNQEGKFLYISETVSIYLGLSQVELTGSSVFDYVHPGDHVEMAEQLGMKLPPGRGLLSQGTAEDGASSASSSSQSETPEPVESTSPSLLTTDNTLERSFFIRMKSTLTKRGVHIKSSGYKVIHITGRLRLRVSLSHGRTVPSQIMGLVVVAHALPPPTINEVRIDCHMFVTRVNMDLNIIYCENRISDYMDLTPVDIVGKRCYHFIHAEDVEGIRHSHLDLLNKGQCVTKYYRWMQKNGGYIWIQSSATIAINAKNANEKNIIWVNYLLSNPEYKDTPMDIAQLPHLPEKTSESSETSDSESDSKDTSGITEDNENSKSDEKGNQSENSEDPEPDRKKSGNACDNDMNCNDDGHSSSNPDSRDSDDSFEHSDFENPKAGEDGFGALGPMQIKVERYVESESDLRLQNCESLTSDSAKDSDSAGEAGAQASSKHQKRKKRRKRQKGGSASRRRLSSASSPGGLDAGLVEPPRLLSSPNSASVLKIKTEISEPINFDNDSSIWNYPPNREISRNESPYSMTKPPSSEHFPSPQGGGGGGGGGGGGGGGLHVAIPDSVLTPPGADGAAARKTQFGASATAALAPVASDPLSPPLSASPRDKHPGNGGGGGGGGPSASNSLLYTGDLEALQRLQAGNVVLPLVHRVTGTLAATSTAAQRVYTTGTIRYAPAEVTLAMQSNLLPNAHAVNFVDVNSPGFGLDPKTPMEMLYHHVHRLNMSGPFGGAVSAASLTQMPAGNVFTTAEGLFSTLPFPVYSNGIHAAQTLERKED
- the NPAS3 gene encoding neuronal PAS domain-containing protein 3 isoform X1; this encodes MIRIFPDFSVQVTAAAAGGAAAGVPAGAGMGRAGAAANGTPQNVQGITSYQQRITAQHPLPNQSECRKIYRYDGIYCESTYQNLQALRKEKSRDAARSRRGKENFEFYELAKLLPLPAAITSQLDKASIIRLTISYLKMRDFANQGDPPWNLRMEGPPPNTSVKGIQMWKSELCMRKTPCEVIGAQRRRSPSALAIEVFEAHLGSHILQSLDGFVFALNQEGKFLYISETVSIYLGLSQVELTGSSVFDYVHPGDHVEMAEQLGMKLPPGRGLLSQGTAEDGASSASSSSQSETPEPVESTSPSLLTTDNTLERSFFIRMKSTLTKRGVHIKSSGYKVIHITGRLRLRVSLSHGRTVPSQIMGLVVVAHALPPPTINEVRIDCHMFVTRVNMDLNIIYCENRISDYMDLTPVDIVGKRCYHFIHAEDVEGIRHSHLDLLNKGQCVTKYYRWMQKNGGYIWIQSSATIAINAKNANEKNIIWVNYLLSNPEYKDTPMDIAQLPHLPEKTSESSETSDSESDSKDTSGITEDNENSKSDEKGNQSENSEDPEPDRKKSGNACDNDMNCNDDGHSSSNPDSRDSDDSFEHSDFENPKAGEDGFGALGPMQIKVERYVESESDLRLQNCESLTSDSAKDSDSAGEAGAQASSKHQKRKKRRKRQKGGSASRRRLSSASSPGGLDAGLVEPPRLLSSPNSASVLKIKTEISEPINFDNDSSIWNYPPNREISRNESPYSMTKPPSSEHFPSPQGGGGGGGGGGGGGGGLHVAIPDSVLTPPGADGAAARKTQFGASATAALAPVASDPLSPPLSASPRDKHPGNGGGGGGGGPSASNSLLYTGDLEALQRLQAGNVVLPLVHRVTGTLAATSTAAQRVYTTGTIRYAPAEVTLAMQSNLLPNAHAVNFVDVNSPGFGLDPKTPMEMLYHHVHRLNMSGPFGGAVSAASLTQMPAGNVFTTAEGLFSTLPFPVYSNGIHAAQTLERKED
- the NPAS3 gene encoding neuronal PAS domain-containing protein 3 isoform X14 codes for the protein MAPTKPSFQQDPSRRERLQALRKEKSRDAARSRRGKENFEFYELAKLLPLPAAITSQLDKASIIRLTISYLKMRDFANQGDPPWNLRMEGPPPNTSVKGAQRRRSPSALAIEVFEAHLGSHILQSLDGFVFALNQEGKFLYISETVSIYLGLSQVELTGSSVFDYVHPGDHVEMAEQLGMKLPPGRGLLSQGTAEDGASSASSSSQSETPEPVESTSPSLLTTDNTLERSFFIRMKSTLTKRGVHIKSSGYKVIHITGRLRLRVSLSHGRTVPSQIMGLVVVAHALPPPTINEVRIDCHMFVTRVNMDLNIIYCENRISDYMDLTPVDIVGKRCYHFIHAEDVEGIRHSHLDLLNKGQCVTKYYRWMQKNGGYIWIQSSATIAINAKNANEKNIIWVNYLLSNPEYKDTPMDIAQLPHLPEKTSESSETSDSESDSKDTSGITEDNENSKSDEKGNQSENSEDPEPDRKKSGNACDNDMNCNDDGHSSSNPDSRDSDDSFEHSDFENPKAGEDGFGALGPMQIKVERYVESESDLRLQNCESLTSDSAKDSDSAGEAGAQASSKHQKRKKRRKRQKGGSASRRRLSSASSPGGLDAGLVEPPRLLSSPNSASVLKIKTEISEPINFDNDSSIWNYPPNREISRNESPYSMTKPPSSEHFPSPQGGGGGGGGGGGGGGGLHVAIPDSVLTPPGADGAAARKTQFGASATAALAPVASDPLSPPLSASPRDKHPGNGGGGGGGGPSASNSLLYTGDLEALQRLQAGNVVLPLVHRVTGTLAATSTAAQRVYTTGTIRYAPAEVTLAMQSNLLPNAHAVNFVDVNSPGFGLDPKTPMEMLYHHVHRLNMSGPFGGAVSAASLTQMPAGNVFTTAEGLFSTLPFPVYSNGIHAAQTLERKED
- the NPAS3 gene encoding neuronal PAS domain-containing protein 3 isoform X4, with product MIRIFPDFSVQVTAAAAGGAAAGVPAGAGMGRAGAAANGTPQNVQGITSYQQRITAQHPLPNQSECRKIYRYDGIYCESTYQNLQALRKEKSRDAARSRRGKENFEFYELAKLLPLPAAITSQLDKASIIRLTISYLKMRDFANQGDPPWNLRMEGPPPNTSVKVIGAQRRRSPSALAIEVFEAHLGSHILQSLDGFVFALNQEGKFLYISETVSIYLGLSQVELTGSSVFDYVHPGDHVEMAEQLGMKLPPGRGLLSQGTAEDGASSASSSSQSETPEPVESTSPSLLTTDNTLERSFFIRMKSTLTKRGVHIKSSGYKVIHITGRLRLRVSLSHGRTVPSQIMGLVVVAHALPPPTINEVRIDCHMFVTRVNMDLNIIYCENRISDYMDLTPVDIVGKRCYHFIHAEDVEGIRHSHLDLLNKGQCVTKYYRWMQKNGGYIWIQSSATIAINAKNANEKNIIWVNYLLSNPEYKDTPMDIAQLPHLPEKTSESSETSDSESDSKDTSGITEDNENSKSDEKGNQSENSEDPEPDRKKSGNACDNDMNCNDDGHSSSNPDSRDSDDSFEHSDFENPKAGEDGFGALGPMQIKVERYVESESDLRLQNCESLTSDSAKDSDSAGEAGAQASSKHQKRKKRRKRQKGGSASRRRLSSASSPGGLDAGLVEPPRLLSSPNSASVLKIKTEISEPINFDNDSSIWNYPPNREISRNESPYSMTKPPSSEHFPSPQGGGGGGGGGGGGGGGLHVAIPDSVLTPPGADGAAARKTQFGASATAALAPVASDPLSPPLSASPRDKHPGNGGGGGGGGPSASNSLLYTGDLEALQRLQAGNVVLPLVHRVTGTLAATSTAAQRVYTTGTIRYAPAEVTLAMQSNLLPNAHAVNFVDVNSPGFGLDPKTPMEMLYHHVHRLNMSGPFGGAVSAASLTQMPAGNVFTTAEGLFSTLPFPVYSNGIHAAQTLERKED
- the NPAS3 gene encoding neuronal PAS domain-containing protein 3 isoform X5, whose translation is MIRIFPDFSVQVTAAAAGGAAAGVPAGAGMGRAGAAANGTPQNVQGITSYQQRITAQHPLPNQSECRKIYRYDGIYCESTYQNLQALRKEKSRDAARSRRGKENFEFYELAKLLPLPAAITSQLDKASIIRLTISYLKMRDFANQGDPPWNLRMEGPPPNTSVKGAQRRRSPSALAIEVFEAHLGSHILQSLDGFVFALNQEGKFLYISETVSIYLGLSQVELTGSSVFDYVHPGDHVEMAEQLGMKLPPGRGLLSQGTAEDGASSASSSSQSETPEPVESTSPSLLTTDNTLERSFFIRMKSTLTKRGVHIKSSGYKVIHITGRLRLRVSLSHGRTVPSQIMGLVVVAHALPPPTINEVRIDCHMFVTRVNMDLNIIYCENRISDYMDLTPVDIVGKRCYHFIHAEDVEGIRHSHLDLLNKGQCVTKYYRWMQKNGGYIWIQSSATIAINAKNANEKNIIWVNYLLSNPEYKDTPMDIAQLPHLPEKTSESSETSDSESDSKDTSGITEDNENSKSDEKGNQSENSEDPEPDRKKSGNACDNDMNCNDDGHSSSNPDSRDSDDSFEHSDFENPKAGEDGFGALGPMQIKVERYVESESDLRLQNCESLTSDSAKDSDSAGEAGAQASSKHQKRKKRRKRQKGGSASRRRLSSASSPGGLDAGLVEPPRLLSSPNSASVLKIKTEISEPINFDNDSSIWNYPPNREISRNESPYSMTKPPSSEHFPSPQGGGGGGGGGGGGGGGLHVAIPDSVLTPPGADGAAARKTQFGASATAALAPVASDPLSPPLSASPRDKHPGNGGGGGGGGPSASNSLLYTGDLEALQRLQAGNVVLPLVHRVTGTLAATSTAAQRVYTTGTIRYAPAEVTLAMQSNLLPNAHAVNFVDVNSPGFGLDPKTPMEMLYHHVHRLNMSGPFGGAVSAASLTQMPAGNVFTTAEGLFSTLPFPVYSNGIHAAQTLERKED
- the NPAS3 gene encoding neuronal PAS domain-containing protein 3 isoform X13; this encodes MAPTKPSFQQDPSRRERLQALRKEKSRDAARSRRGKENFEFYELAKLLPLPAAITSQLDKASIIRLTISYLKMRDFANQGDPPWNLRMEGPPPNTSVKVIGAQRRRSPSALAIEVFEAHLGSHILQSLDGFVFALNQEGKFLYISETVSIYLGLSQVELTGSSVFDYVHPGDHVEMAEQLGMKLPPGRGLLSQGTAEDGASSASSSSQSETPEPVESTSPSLLTTDNTLERSFFIRMKSTLTKRGVHIKSSGYKVIHITGRLRLRVSLSHGRTVPSQIMGLVVVAHALPPPTINEVRIDCHMFVTRVNMDLNIIYCENRISDYMDLTPVDIVGKRCYHFIHAEDVEGIRHSHLDLLNKGQCVTKYYRWMQKNGGYIWIQSSATIAINAKNANEKNIIWVNYLLSNPEYKDTPMDIAQLPHLPEKTSESSETSDSESDSKDTSGITEDNENSKSDEKGNQSENSEDPEPDRKKSGNACDNDMNCNDDGHSSSNPDSRDSDDSFEHSDFENPKAGEDGFGALGPMQIKVERYVESESDLRLQNCESLTSDSAKDSDSAGEAGAQASSKHQKRKKRRKRQKGGSASRRRLSSASSPGGLDAGLVEPPRLLSSPNSASVLKIKTEISEPINFDNDSSIWNYPPNREISRNESPYSMTKPPSSEHFPSPQGGGGGGGGGGGGGGGLHVAIPDSVLTPPGADGAAARKTQFGASATAALAPVASDPLSPPLSASPRDKHPGNGGGGGGGGPSASNSLLYTGDLEALQRLQAGNVVLPLVHRVTGTLAATSTAAQRVYTTGTIRYAPAEVTLAMQSNLLPNAHAVNFVDVNSPGFGLDPKTPMEMLYHHVHRLNMSGPFGGAVSAASLTQMPAGNVFTTAEGLFSTLPFPVYSNGIHAAQTLERKED